The Agrobacterium vitis region ATTCCAGCCGGGCTGTCTTGCCATAGCGGGCCTTGATGTCTTCGCGCATGCTGCCGAGTGCATCGACCAGACCAAGCTCGAAACCCTTGCGCCCGGTCCAGAACAGGCCAGAAAACAGCTCCGGATTGTCGTTAAGCCGGATGCCGCGCCGCGTCTTGACTATATCGATAAAAACACCGTGAATATCCAGCTGAAGGGTCTTCAGATACTCGATATCGCTCTGCTTTTCCGGCTGAAAGGGATCGAGCATCACCTTGTTTTCGCCCGCCGTATAAACGCGCCGCTCGACGCCGATCTTCTTCAGCAGGTCGGGAAAGCCGAAACCGCCTGAAACGACACCGATCGAGCCGACAATCGAGGTCGGGTCGGCAATGATTTCATCACCGGCAAGCGCAATCATATAGCCGCCGGAGGCTGCCACATCTTCCACGAACACCAGCACGGTCTTGCTGTGTTCATCGGCCAGGGTGCGAATGCGCTGGTAGATCATCCGCGATTGCACCGGCGAGCCGCCTGGCGAATTGATCGACAGCACCACAGCCGGGCTGTCCTTCAACTTGAAGGCTTTTTCCAGAAGCGGGGCAACAGCGGCAAGGTTCAGCGCCGGGCGAAACCGGCTGCCGCCGCTCATGATCGCGCCATGCAGCCGCACGACCGGAATGACGATTTCCTGCTTGCGAAACCGCTTCGGCACCCACCGCTTCCATAGACCCGCCATGCGTCACATCCTTTGCTGCTTCAAACCGAACAGTCATGTAAGTCCTGAGGGCGTAAACGCAATGGCAGGGCTGATTTTTGCCGAATGATCCCGCCACGACGACCTGTCAGATCGTCTTGATGTCCAGTCGTGGATAGGCCCCTCGGCCATTGTTGAGCGCATCGACCTGCGGCAGGAAGGCATGGCCTTCAGGCCCATGCATGATCAGCGGGCTGCGGAAGGTGAGCCGGGCGCGCGAGCCTTTAATCGCCGTCAGCAGCAGGCGGATAGCACTTTCGCCCTCCCTTGGATGGATAAGGGTGATCTCGATGCCGCCAAAGCGTTTGCCGCAGGCGGCGATGATCTCGGCCACCGATTGCGGCCGGGCGATCAGCGACAATTGCCCGCCCGGTTTCATGATCGCACCAGCGGTGCGCAGCCAGCGTTCAAACAGATCCCCGTCCATGGCATGCGCCTCGGCCTTCAGACTGTCAGGCGTCATACGATCGCGCCCGTCATTGAAGGGCGGGTTCATGATCACATGATCGAAAGCATCATCCGACAATCCTGCCGCCCGGCGCGCCCGCCCCGTCAGCGTCACATCCGCCGCGATCAGTTGAACCCGCCCGGCCAGATGGGCATTCTCGGCCA contains the following coding sequences:
- a CDS encoding S49 family peptidase, producing MAGLWKRWVPKRFRKQEIVIPVVRLHGAIMSGGSRFRPALNLAAVAPLLEKAFKLKDSPAVVLSINSPGGSPVQSRMIYQRIRTLADEHSKTVLVFVEDVAASGGYMIALAGDEIIADPTSIVGSIGVVSGGFGFPDLLKKIGVERRVYTAGENKVMLDPFQPEKQSDIEYLKTLQLDIHGVFIDIVKTRRGIRLNDNPELFSGLFWTGRKGFELGLVDALGSMREDIKARYGKTARLELISGARGLFGRRLPGVDTALSACGISASGDIGSAAAAGLVETLEDRALWARYGL
- a CDS encoding tRNA1(Val) (adenine(37)-N6)-methyltransferase, with translation MAFEGTVSDIIYETVDAFHRGGFFLVQPKGRGHRAGMDAMLLAALVGDGGAVADLGAGAGGAGLAVASRLPTAKVTLVERSPDMLSYAHKTLDLAENAHLAGRVQLIAADVTLTGRARRAAGLSDDAFDHVIMNPPFNDGRDRMTPDSLKAEAHAMDGDLFERWLRTAGAIMKPGGQLSLIARPQSVAEIIAACGKRFGGIEITLIHPREGESAIRLLLTAIKGSRARLTFRSPLIMHGPEGHAFLPQVDALNNGRGAYPRLDIKTI